One Callospermophilus lateralis isolate mCalLat2 chromosome 6, mCalLat2.hap1, whole genome shotgun sequence genomic region harbors:
- the Marcks gene encoding myristoylated alanine-rich C-kinase substrate translates to MGAQFSKTAAKGEAAAERPGEAAVASSPSKANGQENGHVKVNGDASPAAAEPGAKEELQANGSAPAADKEEPAAAGSGAASPASAEKDEPAAAAAPEPGAGPVEKEAAAEGEVAEPGSPTAAEGEAASAASSTSSPKAEDGATPSPSNETPKKKKKRFSFKKSFKLSGFSFKKNKKEAGEGGEAEGAASATAEGGKDEAAGGAAAAAEAGAAPGEQAVAPSEEAAAGEEGAAGGDPQEAKPEEAAVAPEKPAACEEPKAAEEPKAAEKVEEAGASAAACEAPSASGSGAPPEQEVVSAEEPAAACASSACAAPSQEAQPECSPEAPPTEAAE, encoded by the exons ATGGGTGCCCAGTTCTCCAAGACCGCAGCGAAGGGAGAAGCCGCCGCGGAGAGGCCCGGGGAGGCGGCTGTGGCCTCCTCGCCTTCCAAAGCGAATGGGCAG GAGAATGGCCACGTGAAAGTAAACGGGGACGCTTCGCCCGCGGCCGCCGAGCCGGGCGCCAAGGAGGAGCTGCAGGCCAATGGCAGCGCTCCCGCCGCCGACAAGGAGGAGCCCGCGGCCGCCGGGAGCGGGGCTGCGTCCCCTGCCTCGGCCGAGAAAGATgagcccgccgccgccgccgcccccgAGCCTGGGGCCGGCCCTGTGGAGAAGGAGGCCGCCGCCGAAGGCGAGGTCGCGGAGCCAGGCTCGCCCACGGCCGCCGAGGGGGAGGCTGCATCGGCCGCCTCCTCGACGTCTTCGCCCAAGGCCGAGGACGGGGCCACACCCTCGCCCAGCAACGAGAccccgaaaaaaaaaaagaagcgctTTTCCTTCAAGAAGTCTTTCAAGCTGAGTGGCTTCTCCTTCAAGAAGAACAAGAAGGAGGCGGGAGAGGGCGGTGAGGCCGAGGGCGCTGCCAGTGCCACCGCGGAGGGCGGCAAGGACGAGGCCGCCGGGGGCGCCGCAGCCGCCGCTGAGGCGGGGGCGGCCCCCGGGGAGCAGGCGGTGGCGCCGAGCGAGGAGGCAGCCGCGGGCGAGGAGGGGGCGGCAGGTGGCGACCCGCAGGAGGCCAAGCCCGAGGAGGCCGCCGTCGCGCCAGAGAAGCCAGCCGCCTGCGAGGAGCCCAAGGCCGCAGAGGAGCCCAAGGCCGCAGAGAAGGTGGAGGAGGCCGGGGCCAGCGCCGCCGCCTGTGAGGCGCCCTCCGCCTCGGGGTCTGGCGCGCCCCCTGAGCAGGAGGTGGTGTCCGCAGAGGAGCCTGCGGCCGCCTGCGCCTCCTCTGCCTGCGCAGCCCCATCACAGGAGGCGCAGCCCGAGTGCAGTCCAGAAGCGCCCCCAACAGAGGCGGCAGAGTAA